GTCTTGTCTTCCGTCATGACATGGGCGCCTTCGAGGCGCAGCATCTTGGGGATGCTGGGGCCGTGAAAGTCGACGTCCAGCAGGCCTACCCGTTTGCCGGCAAGGGAAAGAGAAACGGCGAGGTTGACCGCGACCGTGCTCTTGCCCACACCGCCCTTTCCGGAAAGGACCAGAATCTTATGTTTGACTTGGCACAGCCGTTGAGCAAGTTGCTGGCGTTCGAGGTACTGCTCGTTGCTTTCGTCAAGGCGCTGCTCCTTGGCGGTGCATGCCTTTTGCGAGCAATCGCCGCACGCGTTCGTTTGTTGTTTGTCAACGAAATCCTGCGCGGCGGCGCGCACCGTATTTGCAGCGAGCAGTGCGCAGTGGTGGTGGCTTTCCGGAAACGGGTTCAGTTCTTCGAGGATGTCTTCCTGCTCCAATTCAAGCGCGGTTTGGATCGTGCGGCCGATGATCAATTCGGTAGCCATGCTGCCGCATGCGCGGGACGGACCGCAGCCGGTAGTGGTGAAGGCGGCTTCTCTGACCCAGCCTTTCTCGACGCTAAGCCAGATTTCCATCGTATCTCCGCAAGGCCCCGTGATGCGCGCGTGACCATTAGCGTTGATAAGAGGCCCGGGATTCATGGGATTCTCGAACCGTTCGAGCGCCCGCCGGGAAATCGGTCCAGGAGTCATACTGCATCCTCCAAAGGCGTTGCCACATGCTTGCGTCAGTCAATAGCAAATTTCACCGGAGTCTTCCGTAACGAACGACGGCTCGACGCCGCCATCGGCCGATTCCAGGATTTGTGCGATGTTCTTCCACAGGTTTCGGATGTCGTCCGCGGCACCTTTCTTTGTGAATTCCAGCACGTTTTTCCCGGCTACCTGCGCTGCAGTGACGGCGCGGTCGTACCGGATTCTGCCCACTGGCCTGACGTTCAGCGCCGCGGCTGAATGCTCAATCGTTCCGCACACAGCGGGGTTCAAGTCCCACTTGTTGACGCAAACCAAGGCGGGCACCCCGAAGTGACGGGCAAGCTCGGCCACGCGCTCCAGGTCGTGTTGGCCGCTGAGCGTCGGTTCCGTAATGATGAGCACGAGTGAAGCGCCGGTGAGAGTCGCAATGACCGGGCAACCGATGCCGGGCGGGCCATCGGTCAGGATCATATGGCAATCCCGCTCTTCCGCGATTCGACGTGCCTGCTCGCGCACGACGCTGACCAGTTTTCCGGAATTTTCCGCCGCAATGCCGAGCCGGGCGTGTACCATCGGGCCGTGCCGCGTTTCTGACAGGTACCATTCACCCGCGACGCGCTCCGGGAAATCGATGGCATGGGAAGGACACGCATCCACGCATACGCCGCAACCCTCACAGGCGAGGGGGTCAATGAAATAAAGGGACTTGTTGGTCTCGCCGCAGGCCTCTCTCATGGCGATGATCAGGTCTATGGACTTGACGGGGCAGGAACGCACGCAGAAGGAACAGTCTTTGCAGTTTGCCGCCGCGACCTGGTACACGGGTTCTTCTTCCGCGCCGGACATCTGCAGCACCGCGCCGAACCGGCAGTACGTGAGGCATAGGCCGCAGCCCAAACACGACTCCTGCAGGATGATGGCCTCGTGGCCGGCGCGGAACTCATGCCGCTCCACAATCGCGGGCTCGAGCACCAAGTGAAGATCGGCGGCGTCCACATCGCAGTCCGCCAGTACCTTGTTCTGGGCCAGCGAAGCAAAGGCCGCGACCACGCTGGTCTTGCCTGTGCCGCCCTTGCCGCTGAGAACTACGAGTTCTCTCATGTTCATGTTTCTCCGTTGTCTCCGCATGTTCCGGTGAAAAACGTCCGGCCGCTCAGGTACTGTTCGGCGACGATTCTCTGCGCCGAAAGGCGTTCGAGCGTTTTCAGAGTCTCGCTAAGGCGCAACCCAAGTGCGGCTGCGATCTCCTGCGCGGAGCATGGCCTGCGCCGGACAAGGTCCACAATACATTCCGCATCGGGCGTTATACAGGAATCGGTGTTGGCAAGAGGATAATCAGCTATGACCTCCGATTGAGGCCCGAGTGCGGTGGCCAAGACGTTTAGACGCTCGGGGGAGACTGGGCTTGCATTCCGCTCGGCGGGCGGGCGTACGACCGTATTCACCTGGACACGGTCTGGCTGAATTTGCTGTATCCAATGGCCCATGTCCCTGACGTCGGAATCACGGGAGTTGACGTTCTCGACGAACAGAACTTCCAGCCATAGGGCATTTGAAAAGGACTCCCGGAATGTGACGAGCCCCGTGACCATCTTTTCGAACGAAATGCCGGCCGCTGGGCGATTGACCTGATTGAAAACTCCGGCGTCTCCAGCGTCCAAAGAGGGTAGTACGACATCGGCAATGGATAGTGCGTCGCGGACGGCCCCGTCCCACAGTAGTGAACCGTTCGTCAATACGGCCAAGGGAACCGTGGTCAGGGATTTGATGCCAGACAAGATTCCGCCCAGATGTGCGTGCAGGGTTGGCTCGCCACTGCCGGACAAGGTGATGAAATCGGGATTCGGATGCGTATCCAGGTAATGTCTAATTTCGGCCAGCACGGTGTCGCACGGGACAAAGTCCTCTCGTTGCGCCGTCAGCACGGTTGTTCGGCCCAACTCGCAGTAGATGCAGTCATAACTGCACGTCTTGAAAGGCACAATATCCACCCCCAGGGACCTTCCCAGGCGGCGCGACAGTACCGGACCGAAGAGGTGCTGGTATTTGCCGGTTGACATCAGGACGTTCCTTCCGGTGATGCGGCGTTTTGCGCGATACGCCGGATGTTCCGTTCGAGTTCGACGAAACGCGGCAATGTCTCCGGCACGGCATCCACGGCAAGTTCGCCGCGCGAATACGCCTCCGCGATACGCCGGTCATCCGGAATCTCCATGAGAATCGGAATTTGCTCGCGGCGGCAGTATGCGGAAACCCGGTCGTCGCCGATGTCGCTCCGATTGATAACCACGCCGAATGGAATTCCAATCTGGCGGACGGTCTCGACTGCGAGGGTCAGGTCATGAAGTCCAAAGGGTGTGGGTTCCGTAACCAGCACGACGAAGTCGGCGCCCTTCACTGCCGCAATCACCGGGCACGATGTGCCCGGCGGCGCGTCGAGGATAATGAGACCGTTCTTTGGCGCGTCCTGTTTGACCGCGCGAATGAGCGGCGGCGACATGGCCGCGCCGACTCTCAAGCGCCCCTGCACGAAACCAATCCCATTCGCGTGACCTATCTCGACAACGCCGATCGCGCGTTCCGCCTCCGAAATCGCGTGCTCGGGGCACGCCAGCGCGCAACCGCCGCAGCCGTGACACAGCTCCGCGAACACCAGTACTTTGCCTTTGATGCACGCCAGAGCGTTGTAGCGGCATGTCTGTGCGCAGCGCCCGCATCCGGTGCAGCGTTCTTTGACAACGGACGGCGTGGGAATGCCGATACTTCTGACACGGTCGATCTCGGGCTTCAGGAAGATGTGTCCGTTGGGTTCTTCCACGTCGCAGTCCGCATAGACGGACTTGTCTGGAAACGCGGCGGCCAGATTCACTGCGATTGTGGTCTTTCCCGTGCCTCCCTTGCCGGAGGCAATGGCGACGATCAGGGGCTTACTCACGCTGACTCCTTTCAAAGCACAAGACACCCTTATGTCCGGCGCAGCGCCGCGCGAGGCGAAACAACCGGCCTGACACCACTGCGGAAATGATGGCTTGTTCCGTCATGTGATGGTCGCTCACGGCCAGGATGCCCTCGGGTTTCGTGACCTTATGGAAAGTGTTGAAGACACTCGGCGGATTGGTCAAATCGTGCAGCACGTCATACAGGATGGTTACATCGACTTCCCCATTTGGAATATTGTACATGTCGCAAGGCGGAAGCGGGATAACACTATCAAGTTTCCGTTTCAAGGCTTTTAGCATCACGACACGTTGGGCGATGGGATTGATGTCCACGGCGTAGACCTTGCCGTTCGGGCCGACAATCCGCGCGGCGGCGAACGTGAAGCTTCCTGGGCCGCAGCCGTAGTCCAGGACGGTTTGTCCCGGTTTGACCCATACCGCCTGGAGCATTTTCGCTGGCGGTCGGAACAGGTCGCGCAACCGGAACTCCAAGGACATCAAGAAGAAGGAGACGGGGCCTTGCAGCCGGTATTCTTCGTCGCGGTCGCTCAACTTACAGACTCTCTTATCAGAGATTTGCCCTCGAACGTCTCGGGAACTTCCAGCCCCAGGCGCGCAAGTACCGTAACACCCAAATCAATGATTGCAGCGTTGGGCTGAAGGGTACAGCTTGAGAACAATATGCCGTGGCTTGATGCAACGTCCGAGGCTGCATGGTCGCCGCTCCACTTGTCGTCGTTTGTCGAGA
Above is a genomic segment from Candidatus Hydrogenedentota bacterium containing:
- a CDS encoding 4Fe-4S binding protein is translated as MRELVVLSGKGGTGKTSVVAAFASLAQNKVLADCDVDAADLHLVLEPAIVERHEFRAGHEAIILQESCLGCGLCLTYCRFGAVLQMSGAEEEPVYQVAAANCKDCSFCVRSCPVKSIDLIIAMREACGETNKSLYFIDPLACEGCGVCVDACPSHAIDFPERVAGEWYLSETRHGPMVHARLGIAAENSGKLVSVVREQARRIAEERDCHMILTDGPPGIGCPVIATLTGASLVLIITEPTLSGQHDLERVAELARHFGVPALVCVNKWDLNPAVCGTIEHSAAALNVRPVGRIRYDRAVTAAQVAGKNVLEFTKKGAADDIRNLWKNIAQILESADGGVEPSFVTEDSGEICY
- a CDS encoding radical SAM protein; this encodes MSTGKYQHLFGPVLSRRLGRSLGVDIVPFKTCSYDCIYCELGRTTVLTAQREDFVPCDTVLAEIRHYLDTHPNPDFITLSGSGEPTLHAHLGGILSGIKSLTTVPLAVLTNGSLLWDGAVRDALSIADVVLPSLDAGDAGVFNQVNRPAAGISFEKMVTGLVTFRESFSNALWLEVLFVENVNSRDSDVRDMGHWIQQIQPDRVQVNTVVRPPAERNASPVSPERLNVLATALGPQSEVIADYPLANTDSCITPDAECIVDLVRRRPCSAQEIAAALGLRLSETLKTLERLSAQRIVAEQYLSGRTFFTGTCGDNGET
- a CDS encoding ATP-binding protein; amino-acid sequence: MIVAIASGKGGTGKTTIAVNLAAAFPDKSVYADCDVEEPNGHIFLKPEIDRVRSIGIPTPSVVKERCTGCGRCAQTCRYNALACIKGKVLVFAELCHGCGGCALACPEHAISEAERAIGVVEIGHANGIGFVQGRLRVGAAMSPPLIRAVKQDAPKNGLIILDAPPGTSCPVIAAVKGADFVVLVTEPTPFGLHDLTLAVETVRQIGIPFGVVINRSDIGDDRVSAYCRREQIPILMEIPDDRRIAEAYSRGELAVDAVPETLPRFVELERNIRRIAQNAASPEGTS
- a CDS encoding methyltransferase domain-containing protein, with protein sequence MSDRDEEYRLQGPVSFFLMSLEFRLRDLFRPPAKMLQAVWVKPGQTVLDYGCGPGSFTFAAARIVGPNGKVYAVDINPIAQRVVMLKALKRKLDSVIPLPPCDMYNIPNGEVDVTILYDVLHDLTNPPSVFNTFHKVTKPEGILAVSDHHMTEQAIISAVVSGRLFRLARRCAGHKGVLCFERSQRE